Proteins from a single region of Rhea pennata isolate bPtePen1 chromosome 6, bPtePen1.pri, whole genome shotgun sequence:
- the KLHL23 gene encoding kelch-like protein 23, whose amino-acid sequence MALAGQEDYVYVYNDFSHPGGMLEAFRTFYLDGLFTDITLQCASGVIFHCHRAVLAACSNYFKAMFTADMKEKSKKQIRLPGLSHIILEALVNYAYTAQIHITKRNVQSLLQAADLLQFVSVKTACEQFLLRHLDTDNCIGMHSFAEYHHCSELEKEARRLLLWQFEDVWRQEEFLDISKEKLFFILSRENLNVWQEKTAIEAVVKWVAHNVEERIEYIYELLSCVKIDLDSMYLRSALSLQKKCRLNDNKIRSLVYNALNPNPKGISKRPTAAMYVIGGYYWHPLSEVHVWDPLTNAWVQGTDMPDHTRESYGVTNLGPNIYVTGGYRTESIEALDTVWIYNSERDEWTEGCPMLDARYYHCAVSLGGCIYALGGYRKGAPVQEAEFYDPLKKKWVPIANMIKGVGNATACVLHEIIYVTGGHYGYRGSCTYDKIQRYHSGSNEWSIVATSPHPEYGLCSITLQNKIYFVGGQTTITDCYDPEQNEWKQMAHMMERRMECGAVVLNGCIYVTGGYSYSKGTYLQSTEKYNPELNKWEAVGNLPSPMRSHGCVCVYNV is encoded by the exons ATGGCACTGGCTGGGCAGGAGGACTACGTCTACGTTTACAACGATTTTTCTCACCCGGGGGGTATGCTGGAGGCGTTCCGAACGTTTTACCTGGACGGCTTGTTTACCGACATTACTCTTCAGTGCGCTTCTGGGGTCATCTTCCACTGTCACCGAGCTGTGTTAGCAGCCTgtagcaattattttaaagcGATGTTCACGGCCGACATGAAAGAGAAGTCTAAAAAGCAGATCAGACTCCCCGGGCTCAGCCACATCATACTGGAAGCGCTGGTGAATTATGCCTACACAGCACAGATCCACATAACAAAGAGAAACGTTCAGAGCCTGCTGCAGGCTGCGGACCTCCTCCAGTTCGTGTCGGTGAAGACAGCCTGCGAGCAGTTCCTGCTTAGGCACCTAGACACAGACAACTGCATAGGGATGCACTCCTTCGCCGAATACCACCATTGCTCCgagctggagaaggaggcacGGCGGCTGTTGCTGTGGCAGTTTGAGGATGTGTGGAGGCAGGAAGAATTTCTGGACATCAGCAAGGAGAAGctcttctttattctttccaGAGAGAACCTCAATGTTTGGCAAGAGAAGACAGCCATCGAAGCTGTCGTTAAGTGGGTTGCACACAACGTAGAAGAGAGAATTGAATACATCTATGAGCTACTTAGCTGTGTCAAAATTGACTTAGATAGCATGTACTTAAGGTCAGCTTTAAGCCTGCAAAAAAAGTGTCGACTAAATGATAATAAGATCAGGTCACTCGTATACAATGCACTAAATCCAAACCCCAAAGGCATTTCCAAAAGACCAACGGCAGCCATGTATGTGATTGGAGGCTATTACTGGCATCCCTTATCAGAAGTGCATGTTTGGGATCCTTTAACCAATGCCTGGGTCCAGGGAACGGACATGCCAGATCACACCAGAGAGAGCTACGGGGTCACTAACTTGGGCCCCAACATTTATGTGACAGGAGGTTATAGAACTGAGAGCATCGAAGCCCTCGACACCGTGTGGATTTATAACAGCGAACGAGACGAGTGGACAGAAGGCTGCCCCATGCTTGATGCAAGATACTATCACTGTGCAGTTTCTTTGGGTGGATGCATCTATGCATTGGGTGGCTACAGAAAGGGAGCTCCGGTGCAAGAAGCCGAGTTCTACgatcctttaaaaaagaaatgggtTCCTATTGCAAACATGATCAAAG GAGTTGGAAACGCCACCGCCTGTGTCCTGCATGAAATCATCTATGTAACCGGAGGTCACTACGGGTACAGAGGAAGCTGCACCTATGATAAAATCCAGAGATACCATTCAGGTAGCAATGAGTGGAGTATAGTTGCCACAAGTCCGCATCCAG AATATGGATTGTGTTCAATTACATTACAAAACAAGATCTATTTCGTGGGTGGACAGACCACAATCACAGACTGCTATGACCCAGAGCAGAACGAATGGAAGCAGATGGCTCACATGATGGAGAGAAGGATGGAGTGTGGCGCAGTGGTTTTGAATGGATGCATCTATGTAACAGGAGGATATTCCTATTCAAAAGGGACATACCTACAGAGTACTGAGAAATATAACCCTGAACTTAATAAATGGGAAGCAGTAGGTAATCTCCCCAGTCCTATGCGTTCACATggctgtgtctgtgtgtataatgtctaa